From the genome of Candidatus Saccharimonadales bacterium, one region includes:
- a CDS encoding DUF4342 domain-containing protein — protein MPSKNTEEFTVNGEELIAKVKSLINEGNIRRLIIKDESGKVLVEFPLTIGVVGALFAPVLAAVGAIAALVTKCTIVVERREE, from the coding sequence ATGCCAAGTAAAAACACCGAAGAATTTACAGTCAACGGAGAAGAATTAATCGCAAAGGTAAAATCGCTTATTAACGAGGGCAATATTCGTCGCCTTATTATTAAAGATGAGTCAGGCAAAGTATTGGTTGAGTTCCCTCTTACCATCGGTGTTGTCGGAGCACTCTTTGCACCTGTACTTGCCGCCGTTGGAGCAATCGCGGCATTGGTGACGAAATGTACTATCGTGGTTGAACGGCGTGAAGAGTAA
- a CDS encoding rhodanese-related sulfurtransferase, translating to MAQKILLYYKFTPIADTEIMRLWQKTLCDSLNLRGRILISPHGLNGTVGGDIEDLKKYIKATKEFAGFKGTVFKWSEGSREDFPRMSVKSKKEIVAFDAADELEVDENGVVNGGVHLKPKDVHKLVDERGDNVVFFDGRNQYEASIGKFKNAVVPDTRTSRDFIKELESGKYDDLKDKPIVTYCTGGIRCEILSALMKNRGFKEVYQIDGGIVKYGETYGDDGLWEGSLHVFDDRMKVDFSDHAKTIGECTHCGGPTNNYENCAFANCNSLVLICLFCKQNPDLLFHTEECRARSAEVIAP from the coding sequence ATGGCTCAAAAAATACTTTTGTATTATAAATTTACTCCCATTGCTGATACTGAAATAATGCGGTTATGGCAAAAAACGCTGTGCGACAGCCTTAATCTTCGCGGCCGTATTTTGATTTCGCCCCATGGTTTGAACGGTACGGTGGGTGGTGATATTGAGGATCTTAAAAAATACATCAAGGCGACAAAAGAGTTCGCCGGCTTTAAGGGCACGGTCTTTAAATGGAGCGAAGGTAGCCGGGAGGATTTCCCGCGCATGAGCGTGAAGTCTAAAAAAGAGATCGTCGCATTTGATGCTGCTGATGAGCTGGAAGTCGATGAGAATGGTGTGGTGAATGGAGGTGTTCACTTAAAGCCTAAAGATGTTCATAAACTTGTGGACGAACGGGGGGATAATGTCGTCTTTTTCGACGGACGTAACCAATACGAAGCCAGTATAGGCAAGTTTAAAAATGCGGTTGTACCCGATACACGAACAAGCCGCGATTTCATAAAGGAACTTGAAAGTGGTAAGTATGACGATCTGAAAGATAAGCCCATTGTGACGTATTGTACTGGCGGGATCCGCTGCGAAATTCTCTCCGCGCTTATGAAGAACCGTGGATTTAAAGAAGTCTACCAGATTGATGGTGGTATCGTGAAGTACGGCGAAACTTATGGTGACGATGGCCTCTGGGAGGGGAGCCTTCATGTATTTGACGATCGTATGAAAGTTGATTTTTCTGATCATGCAAAGACGATCGGTGAGTGTACGCATTGTGGCGGACCCACCAATAATTACGAAAACTGCGCATTTGCGAATTGCAATAGTCTTGTGTTGATCTGTTTATTCTGTAAACAAAATCCTGACCTCCTTTTTCATACGGAAGAATGTAGAGCCCGGTCGGCAGAAGTCATAGCTCCCTGA
- a CDS encoding ABC transporter ATP-binding protein produces MQKQIIALFWRGAMRYPFRTCFALLGTVLTPFVGSFVGPYIISRLLEQLQTGTLTLEAAWPLILLYTIVEIYGQLLGWRINLFFTWTMETAAQRDLYRKIFTALTQQSLTFHADRFGGALVSQTTKLVGAFERFWDTIFFQIMPSLTSVLSATIILSFIFWQYALFLAGLAIIFVIAVIIGSRYMFARTKAEAQASTATNAYVADAVTNVMTIKSHGYETEELEKLTERAETWREKSLAMMSAFLKTSSIYSSINTLLNITALVAAIWASEHHIISIGTVYLAVTYTFTVARQLWEMNSIMRNYNRLMGDAHDMTEILQLVPDVTDTSDTTLSVTKGEIVFDRVTFTHGGAQDTLFDNFNMRIKPGQRVGLVGHSGSGKTTLTRLLLRFSNLDSGAITIDGQDIAKITQSSLRKSIAYVPQEPLLFHRSLRENIAYGKPDATDEEIRNAAKQANAEEFIDKLPDGLDTMVGERGVKLSGGQRQRIVIARAILKNAPILVLDEATSALDSESEKLIQEALAKLMKNRTSIVVAHRLSTIAKLDRILVLENGKIVEDGSHSELLKQKGTYAKLWSHQSGGFIEE; encoded by the coding sequence ATGCAAAAACAGATCATCGCCCTATTTTGGCGCGGGGCAATGCGGTATCCTTTTCGTACCTGCTTTGCACTCCTCGGCACGGTCCTCACCCCATTCGTGGGGTCGTTTGTCGGTCCCTACATCATTTCCCGCTTACTCGAGCAACTTCAAACAGGAACACTCACACTTGAAGCAGCTTGGCCGCTCATCCTCCTTTACACCATCGTAGAAATCTATGGACAGCTTCTTGGTTGGCGTATTAATCTTTTCTTTACGTGGACCATGGAAACCGCGGCACAGCGTGACCTTTACCGAAAAATATTCACGGCACTCACTCAGCAAAGTCTCACTTTTCATGCGGATCGTTTTGGTGGCGCACTTGTTTCGCAGACGACAAAACTCGTCGGAGCATTCGAACGATTCTGGGATACTATCTTCTTCCAGATAATGCCGTCGCTTACAAGTGTCTTGTCGGCCACCATCATCCTAAGTTTCATCTTTTGGCAGTACGCACTCTTCTTGGCCGGGCTGGCGATTATTTTCGTCATCGCCGTGATAATCGGCTCACGCTATATGTTTGCTCGCACTAAAGCCGAGGCACAGGCCAGCACCGCAACCAACGCTTATGTTGCCGATGCTGTCACAAACGTCATGACCATAAAATCCCATGGCTATGAAACTGAAGAACTTGAAAAGCTGACAGAACGAGCTGAAACGTGGCGCGAAAAATCGCTCGCCATGATGAGTGCTTTTCTAAAAACGAGTAGTATATATTCCTCTATAAATACGCTGCTCAATATTACTGCACTTGTGGCCGCAATTTGGGCGTCAGAGCACCATATCATTTCAATTGGCACCGTGTATTTGGCAGTCACCTATACCTTTACAGTTGCGCGCCAGCTTTGGGAAATGAACAGCATCATGCGTAACTACAACCGTCTTATGGGGGATGCTCACGACATGACCGAAATCTTGCAACTTGTTCCCGATGTTACAGACACTTCCGATACCACGCTTTCTGTCACTAAGGGTGAGATTGTTTTTGACAGGGTCACCTTCACCCATGGAGGCGCACAAGACACTCTCTTTGATAACTTCAACATGAGGATCAAGCCCGGTCAACGCGTCGGACTTGTTGGTCATTCAGGATCAGGTAAAACCACTCTTACTCGCCTGCTCCTACGATTTTCAAATTTGGACAGTGGCGCCATAACTATCGACGGTCAAGATATCGCCAAGATCACCCAGAGCTCGCTGAGAAAAAGCATTGCCTACGTACCGCAAGAGCCGCTGCTCTTCCATCGTTCTTTGCGCGAAAACATCGCGTATGGCAAACCAGATGCAACAGACGAAGAGATACGTAATGCCGCCAAGCAGGCGAACGCCGAGGAGTTCATTGATAAACTTCCCGACGGCCTCGATACAATGGTTGGTGAGCGTGGCGTCAAGCTCAGCGGCGGCCAGCGACAGCGTATTGTGATTGCTCGTGCCATATTAAAAAATGCGCCGATCCTCGTGCTGGATGAAGCAACGTCGGCATTGGATAGCGAGAGCGAAAAACTCATTCAAGAAGCCCTCGCAAAGCTGATGAAGAACAGAACGAGCATCGTCGTTGCACACCGGCTCTCTACCATAGCCAAACTTGATAGGATTCTCGTTTTAGAAAACGGTAAGATTGTTGAGGATGGATCGCACAGCGAGCTTTTGAAACAAAAAGGTACATACGCTAAGTTGTGGTCACATCAGAGCGGCGGATTCATAGAGGAATAA